The segment caacagagagaataatacttttgtgttgcttgtgtctcttggtggaaaactaccaTAATCACCTTGTACGCTGAGAAAATGTAGGCGGAACGGATAGTAGCACGTTAGTGAGACAGAGAAAGCGATACCTTTTTTATGGCAATGGCCTTTGTCGCACAGACTGGTGTCCACTCGAAACAAAAAAGCGCTCGTTCCAGTAAGTATTATAGTTCAATGAGTACAACTACCGAAATCTGATAATGCACTACTCAGAATCAAATATCCATATCAATATAATACTGACCaaccaataatatttttctgtaagaGACATATtatgctatttttaaaatatcctaATTCTGAATTAGGTaactttttttactaattcCAAATAGATTTGTAGCAATACGCTAGCAATTATTcgctattttaatataaatttaaattttttattaacaaagatGATGCAATGACATCATTAATCACTTCCAAATTAATCCAAATTTgtctaattgaaaatattaatagaaaagtaTTCTCAgatagcaaaaatatttttttcaaatatagtacaatatttgttgataaaacattttatatattattctaattagaACATTTTGTCGTGTCTTAAGTTATGTaaggatttaatattttagccatgttttttaaaaatacattttaatattttcatattttcagaAGATAAAGTATTATCGCTCTCAGCAAACACAAAGTAATTTCCCACCTAACAATGTAACTGTTACGTACAAGACATGTTACACTGCAGTTATATTTAGTGTGAAATTATAACATCAATGTTATGTTACTGTTACTTTGTTTTTGCTGGGATTTTACAATCCCATTGAAGAACatacgtcttttttttttacagatgtaAACTACTATTATCTTCGTAtgattctaaatttattacgaATTACAACTGGAAACATGGAATATATGAAGAAAacgaaatatgtaaattaattaatacaaatcctcattttaataaaaatctgctACAAATGACTAAAAACATGATTTgtctttttgataaaaattgtctTCTTGCTTATAACCgcgataattttaaagaaaaggcTGTCGAAATTTGTAACTCTGATATTATTGCCATTACTTATTGCAACGATGTAATTCTAACTAGCCATCGgtgagtatttatttatacactttgttatatttatttctttttttttatttttatcaaaaattcttGCAGAGATGGTAGTATCAGACTCAGGAGAATTCAATTACAGggtgaaaatacaaattattttacacaattaaaaatacattgcaATGTATTTGATGGTATCATTAATCATATAGATGCAACATCgcaacatattatattaagttGTCGATTAAGCAATACAGATGCTTCAATAGAggtaagattttaaaaattttgcaataatactAAGTCGtagtatgtaaaaaattcgTTCTTATTtagatacagaaaaatatgtatgaaaaaGATGGTTGTGTGGAGAGaaaccaaatattttataggaaGAAATGTCTTGTGAGTTCAGTTTCATTCGACCCTACAGGAATAAAATTTGCTGCTAATACCAGTGATCTAGAGCATCCCCGCTTAACGTCGTTTCGAATTTATGATATTGATAAAaggtatattttaattaattaatcggtttctacacacacacacagatgTTCGATTAAACATTGACTATATTTGTACCATTGAGCTATTGTACCTGGCAATATAACTCTCTCTTTTGGCCAGTGGAACTAGAGCACTAaagatgtaggtattctcGTCTCTGCGCCATTTTCGCTCCATTCCCCCTCTCCTTGCCCTCTCGCCTAATCACCATAAACTTCTTAGCTCAGCGAGGGCAAGCTAAGAAGCTAAATGAACGAGAGGAcaaggagtgggggaatggaGCAAAAATGGCGCAAACGTGAGAATAATCACGTTTATAGTGCCTTAGTAATATAggagtattaaatatatgacatAACTCAATGTCGTCGCCAGTCGCGAAGAATGACaattgctaattaaaaaacgctatttttaattatttttagtaagacGGAGCATTTGTGACTGGTAACTGAGCATTCGCGATTAGTAACGGAGCATTTACAACTTATTGTATAACCGGCCTAAAAGCCaagtccacgatgctagaaatcGGTTCGAGAAACTTATAGCCAATAAAATTGCCGTTTTGCCATTAAAATGCAAGTTGATTGGTTACACATTTCTCGGATCAAGATCTCGGACCgatttctagcatcgtggacattGACTTTAAGAGTTTGGTTTCTTGTCTTTAGCCTTTTAggtttttatgtatatttggaataatatgcaacaaactAATAAAAAGGCATTTTAGTTATCAAGTGATGCATAAAGAATATGATGATACTTTAGACCAATTACTATGGGAGGATCCTCACACTATTCTCACGTTGCATAtggattatattaaaaagatagaTATGAGGTAATTAGTGAACTCTATAGGCTGAGTTCCACCgtttgtttagtacgcgtatcaagtactaaatctgcttcttttagcgttttcgattatacaggatttgaacgacccagggttggttaatgacgtcattgcaacctctccaccaatgaaagacttgcatttatagtaaaatagtgattgatcaaccctgggtcgttcaaatcctgtataatcgaaaacgctatttgATTGCTGtagattttacattaaataatttatatctatcagAGAAGaagatttagtatttggtacacgtactaaacaatcggtgtaaactaatcCATACTGAAATGAGCACCAAGTAGGAATTTGCTTAATGACTCCGAACCGAGAGTGAAAAAGTATAAGGGGTGATGTTTATTCTGTCTCGCACGTTTATCGTaatggaataataataatggtagttttccaccaggagacacaagcgacacaGTGTTCGACATAATGTTTTCCTACAACGACACAGCTCGACGCAAATATACATAGCTAAAGAGGTGAGTCGAGGTGATTTGTGTTTAATTCATGGCTGCcaattatttgacaaacttAGGGAAATTTCAAGTTGTAAAAGTTGAAACACTGCATGTATGTAAGTAATAATAGGTAAAAACATGTAAATTGTTGTAAATTGTTAGACGTACGTGCATAGGCACGTTTTTGTGAGACCGCAAGGCGGTCGACCGCAAGCGATATCTGTACTATCACTACCACTTGATTCATTTAAACTGCTACTTGAAGAAGTagtactaataataaaattagatttttccaTTAgttgacaaattaatttatcaccgttatttatctaaaaaattagaatatttaattaagttttttacaaaataaaaaagcaattgaggttatattttatgtactattttattttatgtactatattattttatgtaccattatattttatgtactatattattttatgaaacttgtaaagttcaaaatttatttttgtaaattatacttaCTATGCAATTAAAGcagtacatatacatacatgagtaaaatttcaagaaaaaattcacTATAGAACGCCAACTATGGCTGTACTAAGAATTATAATGTTCCAACAAGCGGCTTTACACAACTATTTTGTGTCTGACACTGTGTCTATTTGTGTCTCATTGGTAGaaaaataccaaaaataaTCTCCATAGCAGGAGATGTTTTCTCTGTTTCTCTACCGGTTTTCTGTCTCACAAACAAGCTCGGCTGGCTTTAACCatgatctatagagagaagttacctcagtaaaaccggttgttggcgagggacgatgaaggaaggggagagcatgatgatctcatcggcgaACAGTAGCTGTTTGGCtacactagttcagagttatttatcttttttcttccatATTGGAAGGAgcactctgaactagtgcagccagttcaacTATAAAGAACAGATCTATAGCTTCTGTtcgccgatgagatcatcattgcccctcttgccgcttgTCCCTCTTTGCGAATGAGGTAACCTTTTCTCTATACATCTTGGGCTTTAACGGCGGTGCTTATTCTGGTATGTATAGAGTTTACTGGagataataaatcttattattaaaactatacAGGGTATCCTATATGTTCCGGACCGGCTGAATATCTCAGAAAGCAtgcatttttgagaaaaatgttgaaaactAAAGTTGTAAGGTATAAAATGATGTTTTTAGTGATGTTAGCAGTTTGACCTTGGGTTGCGTCACAAAAGCCAGATCAAAGTCacatcgattttttaaaatgatttacgATTTTCTTAAATGGCTGAAAGTTACGGtaaagtgagagagaaagaaaatgaagCAATGCGCTTACGGGTTCAACgtgcttctttttctctcactCTACTCTAACATTTAACCCTCATAATTCggaaagtacttaatgaaaaataacttagttgtagtgttttgaaaaactCGACACCAACTATTAGAttctggaataaaaaatagggtattttatttcaaaaaaccGATATGACTTTGACCCGATATGGCTTTTGAGGGACGCAACTCAAGATCAAACTGTTAACATCacttaatatatcattttataccCTACAACTTctacatttttctcaaaaatgcaTACTTTCTGAGATATTCAGCCGGTCCGGAACATATGGGATACCCTGTATATAGGGGCAGTATTCATagttcatttttatatttaagatcgtcttcagtcgttgtcgtcgtcttAAGACACTAATATGGCTTTCTGATTGGTTCTTGGCAtcttaagataatttttaagacgtttttaaatataagaacggactataaATACGGCTTTTTAATGGCCATTCAATTTAGTTATATTCACTACTGTGATTTCAGAACATCCAAATGTGTACATATGTGCGATACTTCATCCATTCCAGAGTGGAGTGATATATTAACATGTTTCTCATCAGATTATCTATACACTATTATGACGGGGACACGAAacggtaaaattattttatgggATCAGAGAAAAAGTGCTCCCATTCAAGTTTGTATTACTTTCAGATTTTATGTATCTTGCACTTTATTAgtgacatattattaattgtcttaaaaatttttagacgtATCAAATAAGTCCTATAAGAAAATCCGATTCCTTTTTCTTTAACGAAATACGTTCTATACAATTTGATAGCACCTATTTGTATGCTGTTACAAaggataaattaattgaatttgacTTTAAAGGAAGCTACTTTGAAGACTACTTTGAAGACTACAGCATAAAAAGACttaagcataaaaaaattaaaaatttttttgtcaattttttaaacaatatttttcaaaaaaattaattaaaaatttgtcttttattatattttgaatatttacaaaaattatatacttaatgtcagaaaataaaaaataaataataaatatttgtatctaaTATAATTGCTTCAAAAATCcttatttctcaaaatatagCATTACTGTATGCAATGTTATGCAGAAACTATTTGtccgaaacaaaaaaaacttaattttttgcacTGACAATTAATTCACAGACGATCATGTTTCCAACTCAACaacgtttaaaatttatttagacgTTGTTCAAAACAAcgtctaaaatttttataaaattaatttcaaataacaacaaacttgtttatttaaaaaaattatgtataatatatttttacaattcttattttatatttctacatttggAACAAATTACAATCGACGTACTATGCTCGCCATTTCTgtgtaagaaattaataaaaaacattccCAGTAAACAAAAGCTAACAGTAACATCCCGACAAAAACAGTTACGTCACATCCATGTCGAATCCATGTAATTTACGTGAACTACGTGGATGTAGATTTATCTACGAATTATTCATATGGATCcctgatgaaaatatttttctaaaaatatgacgaaattttgttgaaatgtatttgaaaatttctctcaattgactccattaaataatttcataaatatttcagcaatttttccttaaaaagtaacagttttcagttcaattcagtaaatttcataatgataattatttaaaaacttttttattacttttcagcagtatattttaacttcctttatatttcaaagtattacattaaatattcatacggaaaattataatttattttgaaatatattcagtaatttttcaaaaacttttattttacttttcattgatttcatagtactttcagcaaaatatttccatcagagTATCCATTGAGTTCTATAacattgctctataatattgCTTTGTaagggcctatccagacaacTTGCAtggtcgcataaacatatgcataaagaaattggtccatttccttatgcatttgcttatgaaccaatcaatttccttatgcatatgtttatgcgactatgcaagtttgtctggataggtcCTAACCACTGAACTACATATACTACGGACTTACTGGGCGGCGCGTGAAGTACATTTTATGCAGGGAGCTTTCCATCTAGGAGACACAGATCGACACTGTGGGTGCATTCGTTTATGCAGTTACTGCCGCAGATGTCGTTCGTTTACTCCGCCTGCGAAAATAACTGCAGCGCAGTTTGTCGTTCGTTTACGCAGGGATGTATCTCATCTGCGCAGGTACTTCGGAGGTCCTGCTCTGGATGCTCTGCTTGCAGTACTGCGTAAACGAATACACCCATTGCGAATCTAGCTTAATTATCTGCATCcacattgattaattaaaatgtgaaaatagattttattaaaataaaaaatcaaaaagggGTAGAACAACTCCTCGAAATCGATCCCgcaaaagtaaaagtaatccaagataagtattatataatggaaaaattttttaaagtttacgatattcgtatttacaatcaaattaaCCTAAAAATGCACACGTATTAAATGTAGATTGAAAATCTAAacacattataaaattctaaactgtctgaattttctataaacaaattttgtaatgttttgggatttgtttttgtaaatttatctcaGGTACAGGTTCTGCTGCAATAGTTCCTAACCATGTAATGATTTCGTCTACAGCTGATATAGAAAAAGGATCAGAGAACTCTCAATTTAAGAATGTTTTGATCCCGTCTtcattattttcgcaaaattttgtatagaCACAACGTAATGCAACTTCGCCAATGCTTTTAAATCCATTCACGCAGCCATTCACGCAGGTGTGCGTTCGGTAAATTAGATAACGTGACTAGCAGATGATAAACGCAGTGGATGCGCTAACCGCTGCATAAACGAATGCACCCTGTGTGACACGGTCAAACACCGTGCTTGGATACTTGATGGAATGCGTTTAGTTCTGAACTAGACTGCTagtgggtgtttacgataattcaagttcgaatTAGTTTTACTAGggccgaaaaatgagatagacataaccatctagaacctttatgatttatgacaactcgacaCTGTCTTGTactgcttgagttaaattcattgaatttattgagcaaattttattgtaatagcaaaatgtcatttattattattattaattatattattattaatttattaaagagttataccaacatacataccaacattatttgtttctttcatagactgatttgcagttgacatttttttattacaataaaatttgctcaataaactcaacaaattacagtatacgtaacgtatactgtagatacatgcgcgcatatgctctttacggaacgcagccaGTGTCTGATGTCCTACGTCCGATATCCAATAATAGAGCTTGTTTTTTAGacgataaaatatctttagctaaaatttttaaaaaagaagctCTATTATTGGATATTGGACGTCATACGTCGGACCTCGGACGCAGTGTGAATCTTCCAATACTCCTCCTAGCCGAGTTGAAAAGAGataatgggcttgttcgttttagctacactggggctgctctggttctgctctacacaggataatacaggacagataaatagtttgtcctgtattatcttgtttagagcagactcagagctgccccagtgcagctaaaacaaACAAGCCCAatgattctattaaaattgtgCGTTCTTTATACGCATTCCGATTAGGCGTAGAGATAGGGAACGAGCAGTCTATTCTTACCACCTCTATGGTTATAACTGTAGTGTTCCTATTGTGGTGTAGTAACGTTTAATTAGAAAgacaaattgttttttttgtacaatttgccGAACGAGCGACtgatagtaatttttaaattttgtgatGTATATACTTAATCACAGATTAGTATGGTATGCAAACAATTTTGTCGTGTATcatatatgatattaaatgaaaaagctAACCATTTGCTTGTCACGAATCAGATGTCGGAAAAATTTTGTGAACGATAAGTTAAATAAAgctaaatctttatttatattttaatttattctagaaTTTTCTGTTCAACACGTTTGAACccatttttttgataattttccgTTTATGCCGCGTGAGTTGTATGGCCTGTGATCGTGGATCCTACGGGTCGAGTTTATTGAACTATATAACATACTGGAAAGCGCAACAGGAGAGATTTTGCTCAATGACCTCGAGTCGAAAGAGAGAGTTGCCAAGtggttatttttattctgggATATACTTCCGAACGTCCCCTACTCCCGATCGACCTgaaattttacacataaatacTATTTGATGTAAGAAATAAAGTGCGCGTGGTTCCAACTTCggcttttgaaaaaataagaaaaaaaatttttttctaaattgttttttaaacattattttgataaatttaatttaacaagaaaatgtttaaataaaagttgtcgctcttgaaaaaatacatcatttgtgtcctatgcatttttttgcatagaactaatatttttgaaaaaaaaataaaatataaaattttggcTCCACcataaaaaaactatacacatagGGTTTGGATTTAATCTCGCTTTGCATAGAAAGTTGTAAATCCATGTTGAACCTCGCTTCGCATTGgctgcgttcagcagaacaactGCTGAATTGTCGTCTAGTCAACACTTAACGTTGATTTGTTGGTtctaaaagtaagagccaatcaTGTTCGATTGCTACCAAGCgatttgttctgctgaacgcgcccATTGTAAAGTGTATGCGTGGAAACGGAAAAAAGGTATCTAAAAACCGAAGTTGGGACCACACGCACTTTATTCCTCACGTCAAATAGTATTTATGTGTGAAATTTCAGGTCGATCGGGAGTAAGGGACATTCGAAAGTACACCCTTCTTCTGTGTCGTACGTTTAtctaaatggaaaaataataataatttccataGCAGATGATGCCTTCTTAGTTAAAAACATACACCTGCATACGCAGTACGCAGTAAAGTTGTGAATGCTTAAAAGAGACGCTTGAGATGTTTGTTACTTATTTCATTATCATCTTGTACGCTGAGAAAATGTAGGCAGAACGGATAGTAGCACGTTAGTGAGACAGAGAAAGCGATACCTCTCTTTATGGCAATGGCCTTTATCGCACAGGCTGGTGTTCACTCGAAACAAAAAAGCGCTCGTTCTAGTAAGTATATAGTTCAATGGGTACACGTATGTTGTCCCTCGTCGGCAACGGTATACGTGTGTGAAACAACCGAAGGCGTCATACGCATTCACACAAACGCGTATTTGACGTGTTGCTTGAAGCGAAGAGCACAGCAAGCAGCAAGGGGAATAGTAGTGGAGGATATTTTCATCTTGCATCCTTAACGCAAATCGGACGATCGAGAGAGAAAGTATTACAAAACGTGGGGTGCGTTCGGGCAGCTCGCTACCGCGCTATCAACGCTAACGCTACTAGCTCCGTTCACGGAGCCAAGATAGCGCTAATAAATGCGAGCTCCGTGAACAGCAATAGCATAGCGTGGTAGCGTGCGTctgctaataaaaatggaacaagatcgtaaaaaagcaatattaacaGCAGTAGCACTTATAATACAAGAATTAATAGATTCATCGTCTAACAGTGATGAtggtaaagatttaaaaataatagaatagagTATGAATGTAAGAAAACATGTACCATGtatcaacattaaaaattaaaatatcggcatttctcacattttccGTAGAATTATTAGATgaatgtttgtaataaaattaggtgttattattttcaacacgTTAAATGCTGGACAAAAGATCCAGtccaattataaatcttttgtcCAATATTAAACTAGTTGGAAATAATAACacctaattttgttacaaacattcatctgataattcaacggaaaatgtgataaatgccgatattttaatttttaatgctgaGACATGGTAcatgttttcttacatttatactctattctataatttttcattcttcaccATCATCACTCTCAGACGATGAATCTATTAATTCTTGCATTATAAGTGCTACTGCtgttaatattgcttttttacgatcttgttccatttttattagcagAAGCGCGCTACCACGCTATGCTATTGCTGTTCACGGAGCTCGCAAACGCTAACGCTACCAACACACTGCCTCGGAAGGAATAGCGTTGATAGCGCGCAGTTATGACGTATCACACTACTATTAATGACGTCATAATTGCGTTTGGTAGCACTACCAGCTAGCTCCGTGAACAGTCGATAGCGCTAAATAGCGCTAATAGCGTCTCCCCGAACGCACCCGTGATGTCAAGTTAGTGGTGTCTCTATAGCTGTCTTCCTCATGCGACCGTCTAATGAAGGAAGTGCGAGCAAGACAGTTAGGGCAGCTCGGTGTCCCTATCGATGTCTCGTTCGCTCTAACACCTAGGTGTCatgcttttctttctttcctttaagAAACGTAGCTGAGCCGCGCGCACCGATCGCCGGCAttcattctattaaatattatatcatataaagaggcttaatttaatgaaaaatagaaatttgtattgaaatGTTCAATTATACGAATATAAGAATTGTTTGCTTTAAGtaccattatattttatgtactatattattttatgaaaattgtgaagttcaaaatttatttttgtaaattatacttaCTGTGTAATTAAAGCagatgtacatatacatatgagtaaaatttcaagaaaaactTCACTATAGAACGCCAACTATGGCTGTACTAAGAATTATAATGTTCCAACAAGCGGCTTTACACAACTGTTTTGTGCCTGACACTGTGTCTATTTGTGCCTCATTGATGGAAAACTacctatatttaaaaatcataatgTATACACAAGTGAATTTTCTCCTTTACCTACTAGCACAAACTTTTGGATTTGACTGTATGACAAAGACAGGCTACCCCGGAATCTTCTCTCTCTGTCAGCACGCTTCAGACAGTCCAGTGCCTCTTCcagtatatatatagttcAGTGTTTACCGCTGAGCTAAAAAGTTTATGGTGATTAGGTTATGGCTTCTAAGCTGCTCGAACCTTCtgtttacgtgtattttgattatgagactgtggataaaaaaaagatacaaaatgccTTGCTGCATTGCGGTCAATTGTACCAATAGACCAGAAAAAGGCGTTcgagtatttatatttcctgCGGATAAAGTTAGTCGACAGCAATAGATACGTAATCTCCGCAGAGAATCAAAACAAATACATAACTTATGGATAAACAACACTACAATTTActcgcaaataataaattttaatttttttttcaaatgacATACATTTAACACCTTATCTAGGAATAACTTAAATAACAAACACTCCTCACAGATCCTGcagcaatattataatagtattcaGATGATTTTAGAATGTGAACGATAAACGGAGCTACAAAGTTCGAGCAGCTTAGGAGACATAACCTAATCATCATAAACTTCTCAGTTCAGCGACAAAAAGGTGAAAGGGCAAAAAGTGGgggaataagataaaatagcGCAGACGAAAATACTCACATTTATAGTGCCTTATACATACTACCTCTATGTTTATAACTGTAGTGTCCATATTCTAGtgcagcgctcggaattagttgcacatttcgggccgattcccaAGACGATGCCTCCTGTTCCCCTACTACCGCTCGGCTGCTGGCgaccgagccgccgatagctctggctcaggagcgttttatataagaaataagctgggttgttgaggcatttctcaggaaatcgtaacattttcttcgctacataaataatgtttattttcatattatcatattaatatttaaatatatatatatatatatatatatatatatatatattatgtattaataaaaataaacattatttatgtagcgaaaaaaatgttacgatttccaaAGAGATGCCTAAACTAATGATGCACCGGATAGTGATTTTACCGGATAGCCGAATATAGGATAAACGTATACTCTCGCGACCGGATACCGGATAATCCCGACTGGACACTATTTTTTCGGATAAACCGGATATTATCCGGCAGAAACAttccaatatttaaaaaatggaattaattatcaattaaataaagaaaacaaaatattattatttactttaaaataatattttattgtcaattCTCTTGATTgttaaatagttattaaaaataaaaattaattatttaaattttttattataaaaattagcatTTCTGCATTGTCTggatgtaatttatttcgatgGTCTGTGTAAACGTTCCCTGCGGAACTAAATAGTCTTTCTGAATTTACTGAAGAAGGTGGAGcacttaaatatttcaaaacaagatttttttaatttggaaattcaGAATGATGTTTTTTCCACCACGATATGGGATTGTCTGTCCTTTTTGTTAGCGgtaatactaaatatttctcaagttcagtttgatatatttgccttttttttttagatctgTCACTaagttttctttgaaattcAACTTGTCTATCAGCTATTTCTTCGGTAATACTCGCATTAGTCGCATTTGGACTTTCGGTATCCGGccagataaaagaaaatatccgGCTATCCAGTATTATTCGGCAGAGACCGAATAATACAGGATAACCGGATACATATCCGATATCCGGTGCATCTCTAGCCTAatcaacccagcctatttctaatataaaacgttcctgagccagagctatcggcggctcggtcGCCAGCGGCCGGGTGGTAGAGGGGGAACAGGTGGcatcgtctcgggaatcggcccgaaatgtgcaactaattccgagcgctgttcTAGTGAAAGAAAGCTACTAGAATCGAACGCGAGAGAGCGCTACCTACTGGTAGCTCCGAAAACGCTTGGCGCTGCCAGCGCAATCGATGATCGCGCAGGATTAATCGACCGGATACAGCATGTCTATAGCGGAAATCCGCCCTCTGAAAGATTATGCTGGAAGATTCGAGAACCGGCGTGCGAGCAAAATCGCTTCCGCGGAAGAGCAGGCGAGACACTCTTGTAGTAGTCGCCGAAGAAGCCAGTCGCGTTCTAAAAGCCATTGGCAAGTCGTTTTAGTATTGTCGGAGCAGGTTTAGTCGCGTTGGTATCGGAACGAAGAATTGTAATTTGG is part of the Linepithema humile isolate Giens D197 chromosome 3, Lhum_UNIL_v1.0, whole genome shotgun sequence genome and harbors:
- the LOC136998546 gene encoding F-box/WD repeat-containing protein 4-like isoform X1, with amino-acid sequence MSFLYSLPNELLIVIFKFCDVYTLSQISMVCKQFCRVSYMILNEKANHLLVTNQMSEKFCERCKLLLSSYDSKFITNYNWKHGIYEENEICKLINTNPHFNKNLLQMTKNMICLFDKNCLLAYNRDNFKEKAVEICNSDIIAITYCNDVILTSHRDGSIRLRRIQLQGENTNYFTQLKIHCNVFDGIINHIDATSQHIILSCRLSNTDASIEIQKNMYEKDGCVERNQIFYRKKCLVSSVSFDPTGIKFAANTSDLEHPRLTSFRIYDIDKSYQVMHKEYDDTLDQLLWEDPHTILTLHMDYIKKIDMRTSKCVHMCDTSSIPEWSDILTCFSSDYLYTIMTGTRNGKIILWDQRKSAPIQTYQISPIRKSDSFFFNEIRSIQFDSTYLYAVTKDKLIEFDFKGSYFEDYFEDYSIKRLKHKKIKNFFVNFLNNIFQKN
- the LOC136998546 gene encoding uncharacterized protein isoform X3, with translation MTKNMICLFDKNCLLAYNRDNFKEKAVEICNSDIIAITYCNDVILTSHRDGSIRLRRIQLQGENTNYFTQLKIHCNVFDGIINHIDATSQHIILSCRLSNTDASIEIQKNMYEKDGCVERNQIFYRKKCLVSSVSFDPTGIKFAANTSDLEHPRLTSFRIYDIDKSYQVMHKEYDDTLDQLLWEDPHTILTLHMDYIKKIDMRTSKCVHMCDTSSIPEWSDILTCFSSDYLYTIMTGTRNGKIILWDQRKSAPIQTYQISPIRKSDSFFFNEIRSIQFDSTYLYAVTKDKLIEFDFKGSYFEDYFEDYSIKRLKHKKIKNFFVNFLNNIFQKN
- the LOC136998546 gene encoding uncharacterized protein isoform X2 encodes the protein MSFLYSLPNELLIVIFKFCDVYTLSQISMVCKQFCRVSYMILNEKANHLLVTNQMSEKFCERCKLLLSSYDSKFITNYNWKHGIYEENEICKLINTNPHFNKNLLQMTKNMICLFDKNCLLAYNRDNFKEKAVEICNSDIIAITYCNDVILTSHRDGSIRLRRIQLQGENTNYFTQLKIHCNVFDGIINHIDATSQHIILSCRLSNTDASIEIQKNMYEKDGCVERNQIFYRKKCLVSSVSFDPTGIKFAANTSDLEHPRLTSFRIYDIDKRTSKCVHMCDTSSIPEWSDILTCFSSDYLYTIMTGTRNGKIILWDQRKSAPIQTYQISPIRKSDSFFFNEIRSIQFDSTYLYAVTKDKLIEFDFKGSYFEDYFEDYSIKRLKHKKIKNFFVNFLNNIFQKN